The proteins below are encoded in one region of Microbacterium pygmaeum:
- a CDS encoding RuBisCO large subunit C-terminal-like domain-containing protein has translation MSISPASAFPAPAFTPGAYVTATYIIETSLPLEHAAEVLAGEQSTGTFVRVERESDAVRARFAAQVVSIDEIPPTAASALPGSVGDPALRRRARMRLRFPLDNFGPSLPNLLAAVAGNLFEMKELAAIRLVDLDLPQAFADRYAGPAFGIAGTRALMNRPTGAMLGTIIKPSIGLSPAELAEVVGELAAAGVDFIKDDELQGNGPASPLADRVAAVMPVLERHADRTGTKPMYAFNITDDIGRLEANHDLVVAAGGTCVMACINMVGLAGLEYLRTKSSVPIHGHRAMLGAMARSDQVGIAFGAWQKLARLSGADHLHTNGISNKFYESDAEVLAAIDAVRTPLLGLTPTVPVLSSGQWGGLAHATYEAVGTTDLLVLSGGGIHGHPDGAAAGVASMRDAWASAERGEPAEEAFAASEPLRRASERFGPVRV, from the coding sequence ATGAGCATCTCCCCAGCATCCGCCTTTCCCGCACCCGCGTTCACGCCCGGCGCGTACGTCACGGCGACCTACATCATCGAGACCTCGCTGCCCTTGGAGCACGCCGCCGAAGTCCTGGCCGGAGAACAGTCCACCGGGACCTTCGTGCGCGTCGAGCGCGAGTCGGACGCCGTGCGCGCCCGCTTCGCCGCGCAGGTCGTCAGCATCGACGAGATCCCGCCGACTGCAGCGTCCGCGCTTCCGGGTTCCGTCGGCGACCCCGCCCTGCGCCGCCGCGCCCGGATGCGACTGCGGTTCCCGCTGGACAACTTCGGGCCCTCGTTGCCGAACCTGCTGGCCGCCGTCGCGGGCAACCTGTTCGAGATGAAGGAGCTCGCCGCCATCCGGCTCGTCGACCTCGACCTGCCGCAGGCGTTCGCCGACCGATACGCCGGACCCGCCTTCGGCATCGCCGGAACGCGGGCGCTCATGAACCGGCCGACGGGTGCGATGCTCGGCACGATCATCAAGCCCAGCATCGGGCTCTCCCCCGCTGAGCTGGCCGAGGTCGTGGGCGAACTCGCGGCGGCCGGCGTCGATTTCATCAAGGACGACGAACTGCAGGGCAACGGACCCGCATCGCCGCTGGCCGACCGCGTGGCCGCGGTCATGCCGGTGCTGGAGCGACACGCGGACCGCACGGGCACCAAGCCGATGTACGCGTTCAACATCACCGACGACATCGGCAGGCTCGAGGCCAACCACGACCTCGTCGTGGCGGCCGGCGGCACCTGCGTGATGGCGTGCATCAACATGGTCGGACTCGCGGGCCTGGAATACCTGCGCACGAAGTCCAGCGTGCCGATCCACGGGCACCGTGCGATGCTCGGTGCCATGGCGCGCAGCGATCAGGTCGGCATCGCGTTCGGTGCGTGGCAGAAGCTGGCCCGCCTCTCCGGAGCCGATCACCTGCACACCAACGGGATCAGCAACAAGTTCTACGAGTCCGACGCCGAGGTGCTCGCCGCCATCGATGCCGTGCGCACACCGCTGCTCGGCCTGACTCCGACCGTCCCGGTCCTGTCCTCCGGCCAGTGGGGCGGGCTCGCTCACGCCACGTACGAGGCGGTCGGGACCACCGACCTCCTCGTCCTGTCAGGCGGCGGCATCCACGGTCACCCCGACGGGGCCGCCGCGGGCGTCGCGAGCATGCGCGACGCGTGGGCGTCGGCCGAACGCGGCGAGCCGGCGGAGGAGGCCTTCGCGGCGTCGGAGCCGCTGCGCCGGGCGTCGGAGCGATTCGGGCCGGTGCGTGTCTGA
- a CDS encoding glycoside hydrolase family 127 protein, translated as MAVTTSLSTHTPLRALDAANARWARGFWGDLHARTRDVTVPRIWESLSDPQVSPGLQNFRLAAGLASGEHIGPPFMDGDFYKWLEAAIARLETDPDPELAAQVEELAQLIASVQRDDGYLHTPTFIAERNDAPVSALADRFNFETYNLGHLITAGVRHFQVTGSTTLLDAAKKAASFLEDLATNKPVELARSAICPSHYMAVIELYRATEDERYLRLAEAFVRVRDEFDEGGDDNQDRVPVREQTAVAGHAVRANYLYAGLADLVAETADDELQGVLENLWRDVVDTKLYITGGCGALYDGASPDGNPWQGGISRVHQAYGRAYQLPNTTAHAESCANIGMILWGERMLALTGDATYADVIEQIAFNSLLASVSLEGSEYFYTNALRQVRDLPYALRRPGDTGQHPVPEPPASDERLRQRYLSCFCCPPNIARTLARFHERAASLSADGVYVHLYGGSDLDVTDEDGRRLALREDSDYPWQERIAFTVTAAERSLPVHLRIPGWCTGASLTVNGQAVEVSAPSTYTRIQRDWAVGDLIELVLPMPVRILRGHRLAEEITNQVAVQRGPVVYALESADLPAGVVLEQAALRRGAAPIPVEAEIAGTRVLALETEIAVLPAVAEDGLYADLADEAIGSARVRLIPYFAWGNRGPGEMSVWLPLVW; from the coding sequence ATGGCGGTGACGACCTCGCTCTCCACGCACACCCCCCTGCGCGCACTGGATGCGGCGAACGCGCGATGGGCTCGCGGATTCTGGGGCGACCTGCACGCACGGACGCGTGATGTGACGGTGCCGCGCATCTGGGAGTCGCTGAGTGACCCGCAGGTGAGCCCCGGTCTGCAGAACTTCCGCCTCGCCGCAGGGCTCGCATCCGGCGAGCACATCGGCCCACCCTTCATGGACGGCGACTTCTACAAGTGGCTCGAGGCCGCGATCGCGCGCCTGGAGACCGACCCCGATCCCGAGCTGGCCGCCCAGGTCGAGGAGCTGGCGCAGCTCATCGCCTCGGTGCAGCGCGACGACGGCTACCTGCACACACCCACGTTCATCGCCGAGCGCAACGACGCGCCGGTGTCCGCACTGGCCGACCGGTTCAACTTCGAGACGTACAACCTCGGGCATCTGATCACCGCAGGGGTGCGGCACTTCCAGGTGACCGGCAGCACGACCCTCCTGGATGCCGCGAAGAAGGCGGCGTCATTCCTCGAGGACCTCGCCACGAACAAGCCGGTCGAACTCGCGCGAAGCGCCATCTGCCCGTCGCACTACATGGCCGTCATCGAGCTGTATCGCGCCACCGAAGACGAGCGGTACCTCCGCCTCGCCGAGGCGTTCGTCCGCGTCCGCGACGAGTTCGACGAGGGGGGCGACGACAACCAGGACCGCGTCCCGGTGCGCGAGCAGACGGCCGTGGCCGGCCATGCCGTGCGGGCCAACTACCTCTACGCGGGTCTGGCCGACCTCGTCGCCGAGACAGCTGACGACGAGCTGCAGGGCGTGCTGGAGAACCTGTGGCGCGACGTCGTCGACACCAAGCTCTACATCACCGGCGGCTGCGGCGCGCTGTACGACGGGGCATCCCCCGACGGCAATCCCTGGCAGGGCGGGATCAGTCGCGTGCATCAGGCATACGGACGCGCGTACCAGCTGCCCAACACGACCGCCCACGCCGAATCATGCGCGAACATCGGCATGATCCTGTGGGGCGAGCGGATGCTGGCACTCACCGGCGACGCGACCTACGCCGACGTCATCGAGCAGATCGCCTTCAACAGCCTGCTGGCGAGCGTGAGCCTGGAAGGCTCGGAGTACTTCTACACGAATGCCCTGCGCCAGGTGCGCGACCTGCCCTACGCCCTGCGCCGCCCTGGTGACACGGGACAGCACCCGGTGCCCGAGCCTCCGGCATCCGACGAGCGACTCCGGCAGCGCTACCTGAGCTGCTTCTGCTGCCCGCCCAACATCGCCCGCACCCTCGCGCGGTTCCACGAACGAGCCGCATCGCTCTCCGCCGACGGCGTGTACGTGCACCTCTACGGCGGCAGCGATCTCGACGTCACCGACGAGGACGGCCGCCGCCTGGCCCTCCGCGAGGACAGCGACTATCCCTGGCAGGAGCGCATCGCCTTCACCGTGACCGCCGCCGAACGCTCGCTGCCCGTCCACCTGCGCATCCCGGGCTGGTGCACCGGCGCATCCCTCACGGTCAACGGCCAGGCGGTCGAGGTCTCAGCGCCGAGCACGTACACCCGCATCCAGCGCGACTGGGCGGTCGGCGATCTCATCGAACTCGTCCTGCCCATGCCGGTGCGGATCCTGCGCGGGCACCGTCTCGCCGAGGAGATCACGAACCAGGTCGCCGTGCAGCGGGGTCCGGTCGTCTACGCGCTGGAAAGCGCCGACCTTCCCGCCGGAGTCGTCCTCGAGCAGGCGGCCCTGCGTCGGGGCGCCGCACCGATCCCGGTCGAGGCGGAGATCGCAGGGACGCGCGTGCTCGCGCTGGAGACCGAGATCGCCGTGCTTCCGGCGGTCGCCGAGGACGGACTGTACGCCGACCTCGCCGACGAGGCGATCGGGTCGGCGCGGGTGCGGCTCATCCCCTACTTCGCATGGGGCAACCGCGGGCCCGGGGAGATGTCCGTATGGCTCCCCCTGGTCTGGTGA
- a CDS encoding ABC transporter substrate-binding protein, which yields MKTRSTRRSMIVTGLALATLLPLSACAGGAAPGASESAGGGAATGTDPETFTVLTANENPTLEAQLTALSEDQCKAENEALPLEHEKVAQADVVQKVTLLASQDSLPAHFIAGTAMVRPDGDLGKADLLVDYQAALEDQGLWDQILPAAASTINNVYGQYVSLPYQYNLEGIWYNKAIFEEVGLDEPQTFDDLVAANEELAAAGYTPMAMAGAQAFPLTRLIGMYIYRNVGLDAMTDIRDGNAKLTDPEYVAGAEALVQMAEAGDFGDGFISQDASVANNQFLTGAAAMKYDGTWLLSNINDEAQNTIGAENIGFMPFPAVEGGAGNIDQWPANAGTAMAMNPKTYGPKVADWLGCIAENYGAQALGDAGVVSGFKVNGEVTDVPETTKMVQEQVAAIDETVLWFEALMDGKSTSLAQSNVSLLVSGQLSPEDYMAQLQTSIDANK from the coding sequence ATGAAAACCCGCAGCACGCGCCGCAGCATGATCGTGACCGGTCTCGCGCTCGCAACACTTCTCCCGCTCTCCGCCTGTGCCGGCGGAGCCGCTCCCGGTGCATCCGAGAGCGCAGGTGGAGGAGCCGCGACCGGCACCGACCCCGAGACCTTCACGGTCCTGACCGCGAACGAGAACCCGACGCTGGAGGCGCAGCTCACCGCGCTCTCCGAAGACCAGTGCAAGGCGGAGAACGAGGCGCTCCCGCTCGAGCACGAGAAAGTGGCCCAGGCCGACGTCGTGCAGAAGGTGACCCTCCTGGCCAGCCAGGACTCGCTGCCCGCGCACTTCATCGCCGGCACCGCCATGGTCCGCCCGGACGGCGACCTCGGCAAGGCCGACCTGCTCGTCGACTACCAGGCGGCCCTCGAGGACCAGGGCCTCTGGGACCAGATCCTGCCGGCTGCGGCATCCACCATCAACAACGTCTACGGCCAGTACGTCTCGCTGCCCTACCAGTACAACCTCGAGGGCATCTGGTACAACAAGGCCATCTTCGAAGAGGTCGGACTCGACGAGCCGCAGACCTTCGACGACCTGGTCGCCGCGAACGAGGAGCTGGCTGCCGCCGGCTACACGCCGATGGCGATGGCCGGTGCGCAGGCGTTCCCGCTGACCCGCCTGATCGGCATGTACATCTATCGCAACGTCGGACTCGACGCGATGACCGACATCCGCGACGGCAACGCCAAGCTGACCGACCCCGAGTACGTGGCCGGCGCCGAGGCGCTCGTGCAGATGGCGGAGGCGGGTGACTTCGGCGACGGATTCATCTCGCAGGATGCCTCGGTGGCCAACAACCAGTTCCTCACCGGCGCTGCGGCCATGAAGTACGACGGCACGTGGCTGCTCTCGAACATCAACGACGAGGCACAGAACACCATCGGCGCGGAGAACATCGGCTTCATGCCGTTCCCCGCCGTCGAGGGCGGCGCCGGCAACATCGACCAGTGGCCGGCCAACGCCGGCACGGCGATGGCGATGAACCCCAAGACCTACGGCCCGAAGGTGGCAGACTGGCTCGGCTGCATCGCCGAGAACTACGGCGCGCAGGCGCTGGGCGATGCCGGTGTCGTCTCCGGCTTCAAGGTCAACGGCGAGGTCACCGACGTGCCCGAGACCACCAAGATGGTTCAGGAGCAGGTGGCCGCGATCGATGAGACCGTGCTCTGGTTCGAGGCGCTGATGGACGGCAAGTCGACCTCGCTGGCTCAGTCGAACGTCTCGCTCCTGGTGAGCGGACAGCTGTCGCCGGAGGACTACATGGCACAGCTGCAGACCTCGATCGACGCCAACAAGTGA
- a CDS encoding carbohydrate ABC transporter permease, which produces MKNVFGDRKTIIILLAPTLVLYVLLKVVPVLWSLGLSFFEGNSLRGFEFVGFQNFVTFFTNDPAAIQSLWVSVIFAFLATAGQIALGYLLALLYVFVLRKGSAFVRTAVFFPMVLPTVAVALLFRSFVAVGDNQGPVNDLLNFFGLGSVEFLASTIGTMAVALAMTFWSSMGFYAVLLYTGLLDIPDELIESARLDGANGFKLVRHIIVPLSAPILISSLIFSFNSTLKVFDSLLALNNGGPGTSTAPLTLYMYRTAFEYAEYGYGSTIALVLTLLCLVFTLAVFRSSSRKVDA; this is translated from the coding sequence ATGAAGAACGTGTTCGGTGATCGGAAGACGATCATCATCCTGCTGGCGCCGACTCTCGTGCTGTATGTGCTGCTCAAGGTCGTGCCGGTGCTCTGGTCGCTGGGGCTGTCCTTCTTCGAGGGCAACTCGCTGCGCGGCTTCGAGTTCGTCGGATTCCAGAACTTCGTGACCTTCTTCACGAACGACCCTGCGGCCATCCAGTCGCTGTGGGTCAGCGTGATCTTCGCGTTCCTGGCCACGGCCGGCCAGATCGCGCTGGGCTACCTGCTGGCGCTGCTCTACGTCTTCGTCCTGCGCAAGGGCTCGGCGTTCGTGCGCACAGCGGTGTTCTTCCCCATGGTGCTGCCCACGGTCGCCGTCGCCCTGCTGTTCCGCAGCTTCGTCGCTGTCGGCGACAATCAGGGTCCGGTCAACGACCTGCTGAATTTCTTCGGGCTCGGCAGTGTCGAGTTCCTGGCCTCGACGATCGGCACGATGGCGGTCGCCCTCGCCATGACGTTCTGGAGCTCGATGGGCTTCTACGCCGTGCTGCTCTACACGGGCCTCCTGGACATCCCGGACGAGCTGATCGAATCGGCTCGCCTGGACGGGGCGAACGGGTTCAAGCTCGTGCGCCACATCATCGTGCCGCTGTCGGCGCCGATCCTGATCTCCTCCCTCATCTTCAGTTTCAATTCGACGCTCAAGGTCTTCGACAGCCTGCTCGCGCTGAACAACGGCGGGCCGGGCACCTCGACCGCCCCGCTCACGCTCTACATGTACCGCACGGCATTCGAATATGCCGAGTACGGGTACGGCAGCACGATCGCCCTCGTGCTCACCCTCCTGTGCCTCGTGTTCACCCTTGCCGTGTTCCGCTCCTCGAGCCGGAAGGTCGACGCCTGA
- a CDS encoding carbohydrate ABC transporter permease — MTATQTLTTGRDVSRKAPPPRVQQPLSRRASRALRRIPVWIIVALLLVIVLYPQLWIILGSFKTQAEFLSNPTWSLPESFNLENYIQAFTRGNVAVNYRNSLLVTLPSVAIIVLLGVAAGYALEVMIWKGRHTTLLLILAGIMVPGQMILVPLFTVYFRAGLSNTLWPMILTYIVMGLPLTTFLMAAYFRAIPREIFEAATMDGSGPLKSFFVIGLPLMKNAIITVALVQFFSVWNDLLIALTFTTKPDLATIQVGLLSLNDQYGSTQYGPLFAAISINIVVLLVVFVFLNKKIMAGLAAGSLKG, encoded by the coding sequence ATGACCGCCACCCAGACCCTCACCACCGGTCGCGACGTGTCGCGGAAGGCGCCCCCGCCGCGGGTGCAGCAACCGCTCTCGCGGCGCGCCAGCCGGGCCCTGCGCCGCATCCCGGTGTGGATCATCGTCGCCCTGCTGCTGGTGATCGTGCTGTACCCGCAGCTGTGGATCATCCTCGGATCGTTCAAGACGCAGGCGGAGTTCCTCTCCAACCCCACCTGGTCCCTTCCCGAGTCCTTCAACCTCGAGAACTACATCCAGGCGTTCACGCGCGGCAACGTCGCGGTCAACTACCGCAACAGCCTGCTGGTGACCCTGCCCTCCGTCGCGATCATCGTCCTGCTCGGTGTCGCGGCGGGATACGCGCTGGAGGTCATGATCTGGAAGGGCCGTCACACGACGCTCCTGCTGATCCTCGCCGGCATCATGGTGCCGGGCCAGATGATCCTCGTGCCGCTGTTCACCGTGTACTTCCGGGCCGGGCTGTCCAACACGCTGTGGCCGATGATCCTCACCTACATCGTGATGGGTCTGCCGCTGACGACCTTCCTGATGGCGGCGTACTTCCGGGCGATCCCGCGCGAGATCTTCGAAGCGGCGACGATGGACGGCTCCGGGCCGCTCAAGTCCTTCTTCGTCATCGGGCTGCCGCTGATGAAGAACGCGATCATCACGGTGGCGCTCGTGCAGTTCTTCAGCGTGTGGAACGACCTGCTCATCGCGCTGACGTTCACGACCAAGCCCGACCTGGCGACGATCCAGGTGGGTCTGCTCAGCCTGAACGACCAGTACGGGTCCACCCAGTACGGACCGCTGTTCGCCGCGATCAGCATCAACATCGTCGTGCTGCTCGTGGTCTTCGTATTCTTGAACAAGAAGATCATGGCGGGCCTGGCCGCCGGATCGCTGAAGGGCTGA
- a CDS encoding aspartate/glutamate racemase family protein has product MSAQRIAFLHTGAVVIAPVMELARTHLPGIATVNYLDDKIVADLGDDELAASVPDRLADLVDAARRAGADAVMLTCSSISHLAAPTADRVGIPVLRIDEAMADDAVATGARIAVLATLPTTLRPTLALIQERADLAGKSPTIVSEVVDGAFAAVSSGDRDTHDRLVAAAIERRAPGVDVVVLAQASMASAAEAADVSVPVLTSLVPGITRLSQTLAAR; this is encoded by the coding sequence GTGTCCGCGCAAAGAATCGCGTTCCTGCACACCGGTGCCGTCGTCATCGCGCCCGTGATGGAACTCGCCCGCACGCACCTGCCGGGCATCGCCACGGTGAACTACCTCGATGACAAGATCGTCGCCGATCTCGGCGACGACGAGCTCGCGGCATCCGTCCCCGATCGCCTTGCCGATCTCGTCGACGCGGCTCGCCGCGCCGGTGCCGACGCCGTGATGCTCACCTGCTCGTCGATCTCGCACCTGGCAGCGCCCACCGCCGACCGCGTCGGGATCCCGGTACTTCGGATCGACGAGGCGATGGCCGATGACGCCGTCGCGACGGGGGCGCGCATCGCGGTGCTCGCGACGCTGCCCACCACGCTTCGCCCGACGCTCGCCCTGATCCAGGAGCGCGCCGACCTCGCCGGCAAATCCCCGACGATCGTCAGCGAAGTCGTCGACGGCGCTTTCGCGGCGGTCTCCTCCGGCGACCGCGACACGCACGACCGGCTCGTGGCGGCCGCGATCGAGCGGCGGGCTCCTGGGGTGGACGTGGTCGTGCTCGCGCAGGCATCCATGGCCTCCGCCGCTGAAGCCGCCGACGTGTCGGTCCCCGTGCTGACGAGCCTCGTTCCCGGGATCACCCGCCTGAGCCAGACCCTCGCCGCGCGCTGA